The segment TTGCCGTGTGATTAAAGTCAGGTATATAATAAACTTCCCAGTATTGGTTTGTTTGTATGTTATTTCGATTTACAGTCATAGTGTGACCGGCTGGCAGTTCGTGTATTCCCGCAAATAGAGTTTTTCCATCAAGAATAAATTGGAATGTAAGATAATCATTTAATGCATCTATATCGGTTTCGATTTGTGGCAGGAATAGCAGTAAAGTTTTTGCTTCAGACGCAAAAACAAGAACATTGTTGATAACAGCGTAGTAAAATGGTTTGATACCAAAACGGTCACGTGCACAGAATAAGCGCATTTTTCTTCCATCCCATATGGCAAATGCAAACATGCCACGCAGGTGATTTACACATTCAGTTCCCCATTTATTATAGGCAGCAAGAATTACTTCAGTATCAGATGATGTTTTAAATTGATAATTCGATAATTCCTTTTTTAAGTCACGATAATTGTATATTTCACCATTATAACAAATGACATTCCCATTAATATCTGTCATAGGTTGTGCACCGGTATTAAGATCTATGATACTGAGACGTCTGTGAGCAAAGCCAACATGATTATGTTGATGCGTCCATATTCCTTCACCATCCGGCCCCCTGTGAGACTGAACCTGGTTCATAACATGAAGGTGTTCTTTAAGATTGGGATAGGGACTGTGCTCTAAATTTAAGATTCCTGCTATACCACACATATTTGTTCGGAGTTTTCCTTGATAATAGTGTTATTTTACTTTTTGGTGTCTTCTACTCTCAGGTGTGTATATGTTTCGGTAATTCCATACCTTTTATAATATTCAACGGCAACCTTGACACCTACTTCAAGTGATGTTGTAACTTTCCACTTAAAATCCTGTTCGGTTTTCGATGGATCAAGTAAAATAGTATATGCATCCTCTTCTCCTCTGGGACGAATCTCAACTTCCTCATCCAGAGTAATACCTAAGGCCTGGACTGTTGCATCGAATAGTTCCTTAATTGAGAAGTCTCTACCTGAAGATATATGATAGGCACCCGCAGAACCTTCACCCTTCAGTGCTGTCATTACAACGTCTATTAAATCCTGTATGTAAATAAAGTCGCGTCTTGTATCCATGACAAAACAAGGGTTATTATTGGTAAGCCGCTGATAAAAGGTGGGCAATGGACCGCTTATGTTTCTGGGACCGTATGCGTTTGCGAGACGGAACGTAATATAGTTTATACCGGATAATTTGATATATTGTTCTCCAGCTGTCTTGCTTATTGCATAACTACTTCCTTCAGGTTGTATGGGATGGTTTAGTGTTATCGGTTGTTCAACAGGTTTCAAACCATAACAAAGTGCCGTCTGAAAGTAGATTAAACGAGACACATTGAGACGTCTGGATTCTTTAGTAATGATTGCTGATCCCAATACATTGGTACGTACATCTTCTTCCCAGTTGTCAGGGTCTTTGTAAGAGGCTGCTGCATGGACAACCTGGTCGGGATGAAAATCATCAAATATTTTTGCCACTATTTCTTCGTCGGCAATTGTTCCTTCAACAATAATCAAATTAGGATGAGCCTTAAGATTATCACGTCGACCGGTTGAATAATTATCAATTACAAGAACCTCATTTCCCTCAGCTAATAAACGATCCGAAAGGTGCGATCCTATAAAGCCCGCACCACCTGTAATTAAAACTTTCATAGAATAATCTCCCACTTAGTTATTTTTCGTCAAAATAATTCTGAATTTTAGATATTACTTCCTCATTAATCGTAACAATTTACTATAAGTCCCGGGCAAAAAAGACTTGCCCAATTTTATGATGGTTGACGTAACAATAACCCCAATCCATGAAAAGGTTTCCGCCCAGATCATCCACTTATACGCAAAAACTTGTCCAAATGACAGTTTTTCTTTGAATTCAGGAGTTTTTTTATGGCCGAGAGTTTTTTCTAAAATAGTATTCACAAAACTTCGGTATGTATATCGTTCCGATTCAACTATATCACGGTAAGCTTGTTCCGTTAACTTGTATCGTATTTTATCTTTACTGATAGTATCTATCACTTGATCAATATTGCTAAAATCATACTTTAACTCAATATAGTGCTTCCCAGGAAGCAGGATATCATTATATCTGCCTTCGACGAGTATCTGACATGTTTTTGTAGCACACGCTTCTAAATGCCTTGGTGAAATTGCCATTAGATTCAGGAAGCCATCTTCGTGAGGGAAACATGAAGCCTCAATTTCGTCGAATGTTGCGTCGGGATGTTTAGCCTGATAATTTTCTGTTTTATATCTTATGGATCCATCTCTGTCTAAGACAGTAGCTCCACCTTCTACTCCTATTGTATACTTGCATCGTAACAAGAACCTGTACCAGTCATCTCCGTAGAAGGTGTCTTTGCCATCGGTAGATATGTCACACTTTAGATTATATTTGTTAGCTACATCTTTAAATATATCGGCAATTTTGATTTTTAAAAATCCATGTCTTCCCAACCAATGACGAATCCCATAAGCTCTGTATCCAATATCGATTGGCCGATTAGAAGAAGATTCTTCGAGTTTTTTGATACGTAAAAGCGTTTTATCATCGAGGTATCCGGTTAACACTTTAAGGAATTTAACTTTCTGAAAATCTACCTTGTGGTAAATCTTTGGCCATTCCGATTCGGGAGCAACTGAAAAGACATAGTCAATTTCAAATTCATTTATAAAATCACAGAGCATGTCAGTTTTTATAAATTCATCTTGGGGCAAGGCTACTTTTATGGTTTTTAATTCTTTCAGAGGTCTTGCTTTTTTGAGGAAACTATTGAAATTGACCCAGCGTTTTGAAAGAAAGGTTGTGTGAAATATTACGAGATCAATCGGAACTTTGAAGATGTAAGAAGGAACTTTTCTTACAGCCAAATTGAGATAAATAATGTTGTAATTTGAATAACGGCTGAAACAGTAAAGATGATCTTTTACTGTTGATCTAAGTGGATAATTGTAATTTCCATATACAATTAAAATATTTAACATCTAATACCCTTAAATCTTATATACTTATAGACTTTTTGAAATGGCGTTTAATAAACGGTCTTAAAATATTGATAACTTGTTTTCTAAACGGAAGCTGTCGATATGGTAGAGATCTTAACAAACGATAAAAGCTACCTTTTTTAAGTGTAGTTTCAACATATTGTATTTCATCACCGGAAACATTATTGGGTTGTAGACCTCCAACCATTAACTCGTCATCAAATGTTTTGATGAAGTTTCTATAGCTATAATTTCCTGAAGCTATTAAATCTTGATATGCTTTTTCTGTTAATCTATGCCGCAACTCCTGATTATTAAACATTTTGATTACTTCGTCGAAGTTAGAAAAGTCTTTTTTTAGCGGAATATAATGCACCATAGGTTTCAGAATCCCGGAGTATTTTCCTTCAAATAAAATTTGACATACGCGAAAAGCAGATGCCTCGAAATGCCGCGGGCTGATTGTTCTATACGGAATGTTATTTTCGTATTTATGTAAAAACTTGTTATATATTTCATTAAAAGTAATTCGCGGATTATTTGTAATAGTTTCTTCGCAGGATTGACGTACAGTGTCCTTTAAATCGAATATAGATACTCCGGCTTCAACGCCAAGTACAGCTTTACAATTAGCGAGAAACTCGAACCATTTATTTCCATATATTCTTTTGCTTTCTTCTGTTTCAATATCAAGATTTAATCCTGATTCAGATGCAAGTTTACGAAATTGAACGCCGATAAAATGTTTTTCTTGAGCACCCTTTCCCATGTAAAAAGGTAATTGACGACCCCTATAACCAATGTCAATTTGACGTTCTTTGTCTGGTTTAAAATACAATTCAGCTATTTCAATTAGATTATCGCTAACATAACCAGTTAAATTATAAAATATTTTAGGTACCTTAGTATATTTTTCGTATGTGTTTTTGAAATAAAGGGGTTCTACTAAAGTATAAATGCAATCTAGCTTACACTGGTCTATTAAATGAAATCTATGTGGACAGAAATGATATTCATCCTGAAAGAAAGCAATTTTATAACTGCTATTACTTTCTTTAACGTAATCCAAGAATTTACCTGCAAGTCCGAAGGGTGCCGCTCCAAAAAGAGAATAATGAAGAAGGATGATTTTGAATTTTATTTTTGATAAATCTTTTGGAAAGCCAAAGCAGGTATTTACTTTCCAAACTTTAAACTGGGAGTAATCTGAAAATGCGTCAATATGTTCCATAATCGTTGGGGCGTTTTCAATCAAAGAAAGCCGATATATTAGCAATATCCCGTTTATCATAAGAAAAATAATCCCTTTTAATGCGTGGCAGTTTACTGTCGAGCTTACTTTTTTATTACAAAGTTCATTTCAATTGGATAATACAAGTATTCTATGATTTTTCTATGCAATATGGGAGCATATTTCTGAATTTTCGTTAAAATTTGCCGCCATATAGAATGTCCCACAAAAAATGGCAAGGACCATTTAAGTCGGCCCATTGCTGGATAATATCCAGCATATGTAATTTCAACAACTTTGCATTCAAAGATACGTTCAAATAGTAGCTTTAGAGAGTTTTCATCAAAGTTTCTTACATGAACATACTTATAAGGACAGACTTCTGGAAGATAGCTATATAAGTTTTCACGGTATGGAACACGAACAATTAATATGCCACTCTTTTTTAAAACATTTAGAAGATTCCTGACTGACAAGTTCAGGTCTAATACATGTTCAAGCATGTCCGTGCAAACAACAACATCAAAATATTCCTGTTTATAGGGCAATTCTTCCACTAATGTATAGCAGACTTCGATTCCTTTCTTTTGTGATAGTTCCAAGTAGCCAAAGCTTATATCAAAACCATAACGTTTTAAATAAGGGAAATGAGACAGCAAACGTCCCATACCCACACCAGCATCTAAAATTTTATCATTATCATTAGAATATGTTTTTATAAGGTCGATTGTTGATTGTTCGCATTGTTTCCAAAGTGCTTCTTCAATGAAGGGATTGTGTCCGGTTTTTTGGAAATGTTCTAAATGATCGGAAGAAATCTTTTCATAGTTATCAATATATTCGTTTGATTCCGAGAATACAGGAATTGTGCCATGATGTCTGAGAGGTTTTCTTGAATAGACTGAGTTAATGATTTTACTTTTCATTGTTTATTTTCTCTAAGATAAATGTACTCTGTTAATAATTGGTAATACTTTATTTTTAATTTTCCATAGTGTCTGCCTCTCGTTGTAATTCAGGGAATAATAAATTAATACAAAAAGTAGTATTGTTGAAATTATTGATATCCCTATTTCCATTGATAGAGGAAGTTCTCTTTCTAATGGCATAATGATCATATATGCCAAAAATATTAAAGAAAAACGAGCTATGCGGTTCCATTCATGAGATACTTGGATATACTCACTTTTTTTCATGGTATTCCATAATTGGGTCAACAATACCATTGAAAGGAATCCAAGCATCAGAGCTATCGCAGCACCCATCATGCCGTATAATGGAATAAACAATAAATTTAAAAGTATGGTAATTACTGCCGCTATTCCTTGAATTATACTAACATACTTGATCTGTTTCGCAAAATACATACCCGGCAGTAGAATACTGAATACACCGATAAGAAATTGAGTAGTAGCCGAAAATCCTACAACTTTATAGGCATTGTGAAACGACGGCTGAGTCATTATGTACACTACCGGCTTTGCCGCAATGAAAAACATTATACAAAGCGTACCAAAACCGAACACATAATATGTCAATATTCGTCCAAATAAACGAGAAGCTTCTTCTTTCTTTTCCATAAATGACATGAAGTAGGGATACCAT is part of the bacterium genome and harbors:
- a CDS encoding class I SAM-dependent methyltransferase produces the protein MKSKIINSVYSRKPLRHHGTIPVFSESNEYIDNYEKISSDHLEHFQKTGHNPFIEEALWKQCEQSTIDLIKTYSNDNDKILDAGVGMGRLLSHFPYLKRYGFDISFGYLELSQKKGIEVCYTLVEELPYKQEYFDVVVCTDMLEHVLDLNLSVRNLLNVLKKSGILIVRVPYRENLYSYLPEVCPYKYVHVRNFDENSLKLLFERIFECKVVEITYAGYYPAMGRLKWSLPFFVGHSIWRQILTKIQKYAPILHRKIIEYLYYPIEMNFVIKK
- a CDS encoding NAD-dependent epimerase/dehydratase family protein, with protein sequence MKVLITGGAGFIGSHLSDRLLAEGNEVLVIDNYSTGRRDNLKAHPNLIIVEGTIADEEIVAKIFDDFHPDQVVHAAASYKDPDNWEEDVRTNVLGSAIITKESRRLNVSRLIYFQTALCYGLKPVEQPITLNHPIQPEGSSYAISKTAGEQYIKLSGINYITFRLANAYGPRNISGPLPTFYQRLTNNNPCFVMDTRRDFIYIQDLIDVVMTALKGEGSAGAYHISSGRDFSIKELFDATVQALGITLDEEVEIRPRGEEDAYTILLDPSKTEQDFKWKVTTSLEVGVKVAVEYYKRYGITETYTHLRVEDTKK